TGTCAAGGATATGGGACGACGGAAGCGATGCGCGCGAGCGCCGAGGTGTCAGCGCCGTCATTCCGGGGCCGCGCAGCGGAACCCGGAATCCAGCGCGCCAACGCTGGTGTATTATCTCGATCTGCGCTCCGACATGGTCGCCACAGTCGGTGAACTGCCTGCTTGCCCGGCGCTCTGGGTTCCGGGTTCCGCTGCGCGGCCCCGGAATTGTTTGTCTGAATCGGGCTAGAATACGGGTGGAACTGCGGGCTCTTCGACAGCCCGCAGTTCCGGCGGCAGGCAACCGTCCCGGAATCGGGTTTGCACCCGTCGTCATCAAGGTTCCTGCCGTCTCGCGCCATCGCTTGGAGAGTTGATCGGGCCGCTGATCGCCACGCCCGCAAACAATCTCAAGCCAGCCTGGATGAGGATAGCATCAGCATGGCCCTTCTGCACCACCTTCCCCGCCGCTGCCTGGGCTTCGACGTCGCCAAGGAGACGATCGCCGTCTCCGATGGCCGCACCGTCGAGGTCATCGACAACCGCCGTCCCGCCATCCGCCGGTTTCTGCGGGCCTGCCGCGCCGATTTCGCCGTGTGCGAGCCGACCGGCGGCCACGAGACCGTCCTGCTCGACGAGTGCCTGCGCCTCGACCTGCCGGCACACCGCGCCGACACGCGCAAGCTCAAGGCCTTCATCCGTTCGCGTGGCCGGCTCGGCAAGAGCGACGCCATCGATGCGCGCGAGCTGGCCGCCTATGGCCTGGAGCGCTGGGCGAGCCTCGCCCTGTGGCAGGCCGCCGACCCCCGCCAGGAAAGGCTCAAGGCGCTGGTTCGCCGCCGCGACGACCTCGTGGCTATGAAGGTGGCCGAGCAGAACCGCTCGAAGGCGCCCGGGGCAGCCGAACTGGCCACGACCTTCCGAGCCGTGCTGGCCGTCCTGAAGCGACAGATCGCGCGCGTCGAGCAGGCAATCCGCACGCTCATGCGCAGCGGGGTGCTGAAGCACAGGAGCGCCGTCGTCACCGCCATGGCGGGCATCGGCCAAGTCACCGCCGCCGCCCTTCTCGCCGCGATGCCGGAACTCGGCACCATGGACCGAAGGCAGGCCGCCGCGCTGGCAGGCCTGGCGCCGCATCCCAACGAAAGCGGAAAGAAGGTCGGCTACCGACGCATGCGCGGCGGCCGCCCGGCCGTGCGAACCATACTCTACATGCCCGCCATGCAGGCCGCCTGCGGACGCGGCGAGTTCGCGGACTTCTACAAACGCCTGCTGGCCGCCGGAAAAAAGCCAATCCTCGCCCTCGCCGCTGTCATGCGAAAGATCATCGTGACCCTCAATGCCAGGCTAAGGGACGCTCAAATGCAGCAGAGTTGATGACGGCGCGCGCGATTGTCCTCCCCGTGTGAGGAAGGCCGATCTTATCTGCGATGACGCTGCGATAAGGGCACGACAGGCGCACCTCAGGACGTGTCGCAGAACTCGACCGGCACGGCGGCGGCGATTGCAAGTCTCTCGATGAGCGCGCCCAGGCCATGGATCGCGCCGCCCTCATTCCCGGCCTCGTCCGACGCCTGGCCACGATGCAGGAACGACAGCCGGCACAGATGCGCCGCTACCGCCCGCATGTAGAGCCCGAATGCCCTGAGCGAATCGGCAAGCTCCTCCGCATCTAAGGGATGGCTGCCGAAGGCGGCCGGCATCGGGACGGGCGTCCAGGGTCTGCGGGCGAAGCTCCGGAGCGTGCCTTCGACATAGGCGCTCAGCAGCGTATTGGCCTGCCAGGCGGCCCACAGCACGCACCAGCGGACCCAGAACGAGCGGCCGGCGGCCTGTTCGGCCATGTCGGCGATCGAGAACAGGCGCATGACGATCCTCGCCTTTAACGCCTGTTGCCTCCCCGCCTTCGCCCTCCAGCCCATCACCGGCTCCCGTTTGACCGGACGTAGTTTCGGGCAAACCCGGAGGGGTGGGGATGGAAAAATTTGATGGGCCAACAGGAACAAGGGGTTAGCAGAAAACGGATGGAAATCGATTCATCAGAATGATGGTCCATTCTTCGCACGACATCAGCCTCATGCGCCCCCTCCACCACGCTACGCGTGGTCCCCCTCCCCCGTTTTACGGGGGAGGATCCGCGCGCTCGGCCGTCGCTTCTTATCCTTTTGATGAGAGTAGCCACGGGAGGGCGGCGAGGCACCTGATCCTCCCCTGCGAAGCGGGGGAGGGGGACCACGTAGTGGTGGAGGGGGCGCGGGTGTGGGGAGGCGCGCGGGTGCGGGGAGGGGATCGCTCGAGCGTCATGGAAAGGGCGCGCATGTCGGCCGGGCGCTTTTGCGCGAAAGTTGGGCGTGCCGGCAGTGCCTTCTGCTTGGTTCCCACCTCCATCTGCATTATGTCAGCGCCAAGACATCACATCGCGAGTCCCGACATGTCCATTTCCAAGGAAACAGTCCTCGAGAAGCTGGCCACCATCAAGGGGCCGGACTTCGAGGGCGACATCGTCTCGCTGGGGCTGGTGTCGGACATCTTCATCGCCGATTCCAAGGTGTTCTTCTCGATCACCGTGCCCGCCGCCCGCGCCAAGGAACTGGAGCCGCTGCGCGCGGCCGCCGAGCGCGCGGTGAAGGC
The Mesorhizobium australicum genome window above contains:
- a CDS encoding transposase, which codes for MALLHHLPRRCLGFDVAKETIAVSDGRTVEVIDNRRPAIRRFLRACRADFAVCEPTGGHETVLLDECLRLDLPAHRADTRKLKAFIRSRGRLGKSDAIDARELAAYGLERWASLALWQAADPRQERLKALVRRRDDLVAMKVAEQNRSKAPGAAELATTFRAVLAVLKRQIARVEQAIRTLMRSGVLKHRSAVVTAMAGIGQVTAAALLAAMPELGTMDRRQAAALAGLAPHPNESGKKVGYRRMRGGRPAVRTILYMPAMQAACGRGEFADFYKRLLAAGKKPILALAAVMRKIIVTLNARLRDAQMQQS